A region of Bacillus cabrialesii DNA encodes the following proteins:
- a CDS encoding UPF0715 family protein has protein sequence MNKIVSCYLKTLGLSSLTFGLFLGFYSYIMYGEMVIALFTAAIALLYGFMMYGLFAFPLQMMLQKKARTFHVMYLLIYSMIAFIAVFLFYVINEPSSIAWNLQSYLYYMLSIAAAVIYWFWDSLILYKHTASGV, from the coding sequence ATGAACAAAATCGTATCATGTTATCTAAAAACATTAGGGCTATCCAGTCTTACCTTTGGTTTGTTTTTGGGGTTTTATTCTTACATTATGTATGGCGAGATGGTGATTGCATTATTTACGGCAGCAATTGCTTTATTATACGGTTTTATGATGTATGGTCTTTTTGCTTTTCCGCTGCAAATGATGTTACAGAAAAAAGCGAGAACATTTCATGTCATGTATCTATTGATTTACAGTATGATCGCTTTTATCGCAGTTTTCCTGTTTTATGTTATCAATGAGCCTTCGTCAATCGCATGGAATTTGCAATCGTACCTTTATTATATGTTAAGTATTGCGGCTGCAGTGATTTACTGGTTCTGGGATTCTCTGATCCTTTATAAACATACAGCTTCCGGCGTATAA
- a CDS encoding biofilm-forming protein produces the protein MSKKGIQNSSIEQIRNDHETETAFKADDPKKHGSDAKRTK, from the coding sequence ATGAGTAAAAAAGGAATTCAAAATTCAAGTATTGAACAAATAAGAAATGACCATGAGACTGAGACAGCTTTCAAAGCAGATGACCCTAAAAAACACGGTTCTGATGCTAAACGAACGAAATAA
- a CDS encoding YozQ family protein, whose protein sequence is MTQKNGADRPDDYKRFSSLDKEDNFQQSVNSKAGTESVNTKTQAHNKENIDDTTNLAGKSFDPSDYKGATQLEQGLAETHEQVSDDYFEGTIDQNLD, encoded by the coding sequence GTGACTCAAAAAAATGGAGCCGACAGGCCTGATGATTACAAAAGATTTTCTTCATTAGACAAGGAAGATAATTTTCAGCAATCTGTAAACAGCAAAGCTGGGACAGAAAGTGTAAACACTAAAACACAAGCTCATAACAAAGAAAACATAGATGACACAACGAATCTAGCCGGGAAATCCTTTGATCCCTCAGATTATAAGGGAGCCACACAATTGGAACAAGGCTTGGCTGAAACTCATGAACAAGTCAGCGATGACTATTTTGAAGGGACTATCGATCAAAATTTGGACTAG